The Pantoea eucalypti sequence AACACCGAGCTGATGCGCGACACCTGTCGCCGCAACCGCGTGCCGGTTGAGCTGATTCAAATCAGCAAAGGCGGACATGGATTTGGTCTTGGCAAGGCGGGCACGCCCGCGGCGTTATGGGATCAGGCGTATGTTAAGTGGCTGGAAAACCTCCGTCAGGTTGCATACCTGGGCATGCACGACTCATCCCTGTAACCCTTCCCCTTGCGACTGACGTAAAAAAAGCCGGCATTCGCCGGCCTCGCGACAGTAGCGATTTTCAGGATTGAAGCGACACAGGTTAAAGCTTGTGTGCAGGCAGAGGCCGCCTGATTAAAACTGATAGGTCAGGCCCATAGCGATACTGTCTTTCGTCGAAATGCCGGTGGCACGCGTAAAGTCGTTTTCCTTCAGCAGGTTAATGCGATAGTCCACGTAGGTCAGCATGTTCTTGTTGAAATAGTAATAGGTGCCCACCGCAATATATTTCTGCATCGTCTGACTGCCCCCGGCAAAATTTCCTGCGCCCTGCAGGTTTTCGCCACGCTGCGTGACAAAACCGACTGAAGGGCGCAAACCGTTCAGGAACTGGTACTGCGCAATTGCCTCAACGTTATGGGTTTTGTCAGCGACCTGTGCCAGCTGTCCATAAGGCGTAACGTCACTGGCTTCGCCATACATGGCGGCCAGATAGATCTGGCTGGCATCATATTTTGCAGAGGTTACCCAGGCGGTGGCATCGTCTCCCTGACCGTCAGCTTGCTGAGTCAGCGTCCGTTTTGCTTTCATCCCTGCCGCCGCAATGCTCAGTCCATCGGTAATGTTGTAAGTCAGGCCAGCACCGTAACCATCCCCGTTAGCCAGTCTGGCGGTTGCGCGGTCATTTTTCCCTTGATACTGCAGGGTTAGATTTAATCCACCCCACTCCGGAGAGTGCCAGGTCGCGAGGCCGGTTGAGCGTTTTGACAGGAAGTTATCGTTAGTGGTCATGGTGCCGGAACCGTAGACCGGTGCCATATCCGTATAGGCGGAGGCGGTATACAGTACCCCAAAGCTACGGCCATAATCGAACGAGCCGAAGTCGACCATTTTCAGACCTGCAAAGCCTAAACGTGTGGCATTCCCCGTTTGCGCGTCGCTACCGCCTTCACTGTGATTCAGCTGGAAATTGTATTCCCATTGACCATAACCGGTAAGCTGATCATTAATTTGCGTCTCACCTTTAAAACCCAGGCGTGCATAAGAGTTGTCGCCATCTTCTGCAATATTATCTGAGAAAACATGGCGCGCATCGACTTTACCGTACAGGTCGAGCTTATTTCCATCTTTATTATAAATTCCAGCGGAGCATGCAGAGAATGAGACCATAAAAAACATTGCATACGGCGCGGCTGTTTTTATTTTATTGTGCATATCATCTGCCCTTTTCAGTTAGCTGAAGCATGAGGAGGTTACCGCTCAGGACGGTATTTATTTCAATCTCACATTCGTATTGTTTAATCGCTAAATCATGAAATGGTGATATCGGCCATAAAGGTTATGGCCATTTTTTATAATGACTTTCCCTGGTGTTATTACATTCTGGTAGCGTATTTCCTGGTGATTTTTTATTAAAAGGCTAAGTCAGGTATATCGCTTAATACGGTTTGCGCGCCCGCATCAATATATTTTCGGGCAAGAACCGGGTCATTGATCGTGGCAATCGCGAATTCAATACCTGAACGGGCCAGTCGCGCCAGGTCTTCGTCTGTCGCGAAGTCACCCAGGAAATGCAGGATCTGGCAACCTGTTCTGGCGAGAAGCGCCGCGGGGTCTTTCGGCGGGACGCAAACCGCCAGCCCGCGGGGTACGTCAGGCATAAGCCGTGCGGCAACCTGCAGCGAAATCTCAGAAAAA is a genomic window containing:
- a CDS encoding porin produces the protein MHNKIKTAAPYAMFFMVSFSACSAGIYNKDGNKLDLYGKVDARHVFSDNIAEDGDNSYARLGFKGETQINDQLTGYGQWEYNFQLNHSEGGSDAQTGNATRLGFAGLKMVDFGSFDYGRSFGVLYTASAYTDMAPVYGSGTMTTNDNFLSKRSTGLATWHSPEWGGLNLTLQYQGKNDRATARLANGDGYGAGLTYNITDGLSIAAAGMKAKRTLTQQADGQGDDATAWVTSAKYDASQIYLAAMYGEASDVTPYGQLAQVADKTHNVEAIAQYQFLNGLRPSVGFVTQRGENLQGAGNFAGGSQTMQKYIAVGTYYYFNKNMLTYVDYRINLLKENDFTRATGISTKDSIAMGLTYQF